The Desulfatiglans anilini DSM 4660 region CCGTAATCGCGTGCCCAGGTGCACAGCATCTCCCCCGAACCGCTGCCGAGGTCGAGCACTCGGGTTCCCGTTTCGAGACGAAGCGCCGCGCCCAGAGTGGCG contains the following coding sequences:
- a CDS encoding SAM-dependent methyltransferase produces the protein MDIPRIFNITESDHRIHNPLTPEKLATLGAALRLETGTRVLDLGSGSGEMLCTWARDYG